Proteins encoded by one window of Roseibium sp. Sym1:
- a CDS encoding methyl-accepting chemotaxis protein: protein MRVKGHTLVTFGSQSPFQFLFNLSVKVRILALSLFTIVGLLAIGGVFFWSQSELNSAFARMGDSSLLAEQVGRLSESGANLRAKEEHYIGAPSAESFAAFTAELDKANGFLADVEANPAAAAYSVEVADVRDTLSGTMGAFEMLDAVVQKIGYDATQGQLADLNGFTGAVKDRLAEEMTYGGGPDFEKLARAILAVQLAEKEFTLNNTPESLEAFKTQFEAFEKHLKKVYISDSIKKEFADNMAKYKATFDEYTAAQSDKARQKQLLNDLFDLVPPHIESLSAASTEMQKEAAAQLASARSIAAYAIGGAIMVLLFLLPAIAWLIGQSVARPLARLQVAMEALASGQTELDLPEMSGTTELASMSRTVQVFRDNALEREELARAKDQENRNREDRVAHLDGLISRFEGTVSTALDSLDRANGELGQTSQSMEQSADDVATQSGEAADAVRTAAENVTSAAHSAEELAVSIAEVAGQANRSTEVAQQAVRSASSTVTTMQELSGAADRIGEVMGLIRDIANQTNLLALNATIEAARAGEAGKGFAVVAAEVKQLAEQTSKATEDIATQIEAIQGSSGQAVQAIEDVNGIISDMEGLASAVAAAVQQQDEAVQVISHNVSSASNRAEEGVTRMEAVGSAAELARSNGSEVEQLAELLGRQGTLIRQEVAEFLKGVRSA from the coding sequence GTGCGTGTAAAGGGACATACGCTGGTGACCTTCGGATCTCAATCACCTTTTCAATTCCTGTTCAACCTGTCCGTCAAGGTCAGGATCCTCGCCTTGAGCCTGTTCACGATTGTCGGCTTGCTGGCTATCGGTGGGGTGTTCTTCTGGAGCCAGAGCGAGTTGAACTCCGCTTTCGCACGCATGGGGGACAGTTCCCTTCTGGCCGAACAGGTCGGCAGGCTCTCCGAGTCCGGTGCAAACCTCAGGGCCAAGGAAGAGCACTATATCGGTGCGCCGTCTGCGGAGAGTTTCGCCGCTTTCACAGCCGAACTCGACAAGGCCAACGGTTTCCTTGCCGACGTGGAGGCAAACCCGGCCGCGGCGGCCTATTCGGTGGAGGTCGCCGATGTCCGGGACACGTTGTCGGGCACGATGGGGGCCTTCGAGATGCTCGACGCGGTTGTGCAGAAAATCGGATATGACGCGACGCAGGGCCAGCTGGCGGACCTCAACGGGTTCACCGGTGCCGTCAAGGACCGCCTCGCGGAAGAGATGACGTATGGCGGTGGTCCCGATTTCGAAAAGCTCGCCCGCGCCATCCTGGCTGTGCAGCTTGCGGAGAAGGAATTCACCCTCAACAACACGCCTGAGTCACTGGAGGCGTTCAAAACGCAATTTGAAGCGTTCGAGAAGCACCTGAAGAAGGTTTACATCTCGGATTCGATCAAGAAGGAATTCGCCGACAACATGGCCAAATACAAGGCCACGTTTGACGAGTACACCGCGGCGCAGTCCGACAAGGCCAGGCAGAAACAGTTGCTGAACGACCTGTTCGACCTGGTGCCGCCGCATATCGAGTCCCTGAGCGCGGCCTCGACCGAAATGCAGAAGGAAGCCGCGGCGCAGCTGGCAAGCGCGCGTTCAATCGCGGCCTACGCGATTGGCGGCGCGATCATGGTTCTCCTGTTCCTCCTGCCGGCGATCGCCTGGCTGATCGGTCAGTCGGTGGCGCGTCCGCTGGCGCGGTTGCAGGTTGCCATGGAGGCATTGGCGAGTGGCCAGACGGAACTCGATCTTCCTGAAATGTCCGGCACCACCGAACTGGCCTCGATGAGCCGCACTGTGCAGGTGTTTCGGGACAATGCGCTGGAACGCGAGGAACTTGCCAGAGCGAAAGACCAGGAAAACCGGAACCGCGAGGACCGGGTTGCGCATCTCGACGGGTTGATCAGCCGGTTCGAGGGCACGGTTTCCACCGCTCTCGACAGTCTGGACCGGGCCAATGGTGAACTGGGGCAGACCTCACAATCCATGGAACAGTCCGCCGACGATGTGGCCACCCAGTCAGGGGAGGCGGCCGACGCCGTGCGCACGGCCGCGGAGAACGTGACATCCGCCGCTCATTCGGCGGAGGAACTTGCAGTGTCGATCGCGGAAGTGGCCGGACAAGCGAACAGATCGACCGAAGTGGCCCAGCAGGCCGTGAGGAGCGCGTCTTCGACGGTGACGACGATGCAGGAGCTGTCCGGCGCCGCCGACCGGATCGGCGAGGTCATGGGCCTGATCCGCGACATTGCCAACCAGACCAACCTGCTCGCCCTGAATGCCACCATCGAGGCGGCCAGGGCAGGCGAAGCCGGCAAGGGCTTCGCGGTGGTTGCCGCGGAAGTCAAGCAGCTTGCCGAACAGACGTCGAAAGCAACCGAGGACATTGCCACCCAGATCGAGGCGATCCAGGGATCGTCGGGCCAGGCGGTCCAGGCGATCGAGGACGTCAACGGGATCATCTCCGACATGGAAGGGCTTGCGTCTGCCGTGGCCGCTGCCGTGCAGCAGCAGGACGAAGCGGTGCAGGTTATCTCCCACAACGTCTCCAGCGCGTCGAACCGGGCGGAGGAAGGGGTGACCCGCATGGAAGCTGTCGGCTCCGCGGCGGAGCTGGCGCGTTCGAACGGCTCGGAAGTCGAGCAACTTGCGGAGTTGCTCGGCCGGCAGGGCACGCTGATCCGGCAGGAAGTCGCCGAATTCCTGAAGGGTGTACGCAGCGCCTGA
- a CDS encoding NAD(P)/FAD-dependent oxidoreductase, giving the protein MQEEIVIIGAGQAGAQVAQSLRQGGFEGPLRLIGDEPHPPYQRPPLSKKFLAGEIGAEGLWLRPPAFFTTNKIDHIPNTRVVAIDRAAKRLSLASGDTLPYGKLVLATGTNARFLKLDGADKTGVVTLRSIADVDVIRNMMQASSRIAIIGAGYIGLEVAAVARSLGKDVTVVEALDRPMKRVVSEAVSDFFTKLHRGKGVDLRLNTGLEAIVGDEAVTGVKLADGETVPAELVLVAVGAEPNDRLADDAGLEVDNGILVDGCGQTSDPDIFAAGDCTRFYSSRYQRSVRMESVQNAIDQAKTVAQALLGNEVDYDPLPWFWSDQYDIKLQIAGLSEGYDDTRVVGSPEDSKFYVAYLKGGRLIAVDSINSPRSHMMARRVIGETWRDDLLPAA; this is encoded by the coding sequence ATGCAGGAAGAGATCGTCATCATCGGTGCCGGACAGGCCGGTGCGCAGGTTGCCCAATCCCTTCGGCAGGGCGGATTCGAAGGGCCGCTGCGTCTGATCGGTGACGAACCCCATCCGCCTTATCAGCGGCCGCCGCTTTCCAAGAAGTTCCTGGCCGGAGAAATCGGCGCGGAAGGCCTCTGGCTGCGTCCGCCGGCCTTCTTCACCACCAACAAGATCGATCATATCCCCAACACGCGCGTGGTCGCCATCGACCGTGCCGCCAAGCGCCTTTCCCTGGCGAGCGGCGACACGCTGCCCTACGGCAAGCTTGTCCTGGCGACTGGCACCAACGCCCGGTTCCTGAAGCTCGATGGTGCCGACAAGACGGGCGTCGTGACACTGCGCTCCATTGCCGATGTCGACGTGATCCGGAACATGATGCAGGCAAGCTCGCGCATTGCCATTATCGGTGCCGGGTATATCGGCCTGGAGGTCGCCGCCGTGGCCCGCTCCCTGGGCAAGGACGTCACCGTGGTAGAGGCGCTCGACCGGCCGATGAAGCGCGTTGTCAGCGAGGCGGTGTCGGACTTCTTCACCAAGCTGCATCGCGGCAAGGGCGTCGACCTGAGGCTGAACACGGGCCTTGAAGCCATTGTCGGCGACGAAGCGGTCACCGGCGTGAAACTGGCGGACGGCGAAACGGTTCCAGCAGAACTCGTGCTGGTCGCCGTGGGAGCCGAACCCAATGACCGGCTGGCCGATGACGCCGGACTGGAAGTCGACAACGGCATCCTTGTGGATGGCTGCGGCCAGACCAGCGATCCGGATATCTTCGCGGCAGGCGATTGTACCCGCTTCTATTCCAGCCGTTACCAGCGGTCCGTGCGCATGGAAAGCGTCCAGAACGCCATCGACCAGGCCAAGACGGTGGCCCAGGCATTGCTTGGGAATGAGGTCGATTATGATCCCCTGCCGTGGTTCTGGTCCGATCAGTATGACATCAAGCTGCAAATCGCCGGCCTGTCGGAAGGCTACGATGACACCCGGGTGGTCGGGTCTCCCGAAGACAGCAAATTCTATGTCGCCTATCTCAAGGGTGGCCGGCTGATCGCCGTCGACAGCATCAACTCGCCGCGTTCGCACATGATGGCACGCCGGGTCATCGGCGAGACCTGGCGCGACGACCTGCTGCCGGCCGCCTGA
- a CDS encoding alpha/beta fold hydrolase: MTDLSPNAPKHLPFRQQDSDGPDDGAPVILLHGFGGDRKTWMNIQTGLAPHRSSIAFDLPGHGEALDWPRIGNAGIAAKAVTQSLEALELTRVHLVGHSMGGAVAALIALRNPELIASLTLLAPGGFGPEINHRLLRRYAAATDTETMEILLEQFFGWEFKLPKFLAVTAAESRARPGAAATLQAIADEIIDGSVQKTLPRNELAALTMPIKVVWGTQDRVLPTRQAHKLPGTVATHIFERVGHMVHLEIPKETTRLILQNAGTS; the protein is encoded by the coding sequence ATGACAGATCTCAGCCCGAATGCCCCCAAGCACCTGCCTTTCCGCCAGCAGGACTCAGACGGTCCGGATGACGGCGCGCCGGTCATCCTGCTGCACGGTTTCGGCGGCGACCGGAAGACCTGGATGAACATCCAGACCGGCCTCGCCCCTCACAGGAGTTCGATCGCCTTCGACCTGCCGGGACATGGCGAAGCCCTTGACTGGCCGCGGATCGGCAACGCGGGGATCGCCGCCAAGGCGGTCACCCAGTCCCTCGAAGCGCTCGAGCTCACGCGGGTGCACCTGGTCGGCCATTCGATGGGCGGCGCCGTGGCGGCGTTGATAGCGCTACGCAACCCGGAACTGATCGCCAGCCTGACCCTGCTCGCTCCCGGCGGCTTCGGGCCCGAGATCAACCACCGTCTGCTGCGCCGCTATGCGGCGGCGACGGACACGGAAACCATGGAAATTCTGCTGGAGCAGTTTTTCGGCTGGGAATTCAAGCTGCCGAAATTCCTGGCAGTGACCGCTGCCGAAAGCCGGGCACGGCCGGGCGCGGCGGCGACACTCCAGGCAATCGCCGACGAGATCATCGACGGCTCGGTGCAGAAGACCCTGCCGCGCAACGAACTGGCCGCCCTGACCATGCCGATCAAGGTGGTCTGGGGCACCCAGGACCGCGTCCTGCCGACCCGCCAGGCCCACAAGCTGCCCGGCACGGTCGCCACCCACATCTTCGAGCGGGTCGGCCACATGGTGCATCTGGAGATCCCGAAGGAAACGACCCGGCTGATCCTGCAGAATGCAGGGACAAGCTAA
- a CDS encoding adenylate/guanylate cyclase domain-containing protein gives MSDHRLETGTKHHYLGAMISMADIDGIEDWLIGQALGTPDMAAMFGEMCERLRQCNVPVDRAMLAWSTLHPLIEAEIAFWESGNAVQHETIEHSAEETEDWLKSPVRAVLISGEPMLRRRLTNANAPTEFPLLERLAETGYTDYLVMPTAFDIPSIPSEFTKTGLVVSWATREAAGFSDDALTAINYIQKRLALAARATLEGQISRTIAETYLGKIAGGRVLSGQIRHGDGETIDAVVFFSDMRNSTAIAEYLGPDDYLTFLNTYFEATAGAILDRGGEVLDFIGDAVLGVFPIGPSGLNDAIQAAIETADESRRRLEALNADPALAHPLKAGIALSVGSVMFGNIGVPHRLTFSVIGQTVHAAARIESLTKTVGTDVLMTEDIARLAGQRSRPVGAFELSGFNAPQPLFALEATDPSGRS, from the coding sequence ATGAGTGATCACCGTCTGGAAACCGGCACCAAACACCACTACCTTGGCGCCATGATCAGTATGGCGGACATTGACGGCATCGAGGACTGGCTTATCGGCCAGGCCCTCGGCACACCCGACATGGCGGCGATGTTCGGCGAAATGTGCGAACGCCTGCGCCAGTGCAATGTGCCGGTTGACCGGGCCATGCTGGCCTGGTCGACCCTGCATCCGCTGATCGAAGCCGAAATCGCGTTCTGGGAAAGCGGCAACGCGGTCCAGCACGAAACCATCGAGCACTCCGCCGAAGAGACCGAGGACTGGCTGAAGAGCCCGGTGCGCGCGGTTCTGATCAGCGGCGAGCCGATGCTGCGCCGCCGGCTGACAAACGCCAACGCCCCGACGGAATTCCCGCTGCTGGAACGTCTGGCCGAAACCGGCTACACGGACTATCTCGTGATGCCGACCGCATTCGACATTCCCTCCATCCCGAGTGAATTCACCAAAACGGGACTTGTCGTCAGCTGGGCCACCCGCGAAGCGGCCGGCTTTTCCGACGATGCCCTGACCGCCATCAACTATATCCAGAAGCGGCTTGCGCTGGCGGCCCGCGCCACGCTGGAAGGCCAGATCAGCAGAACCATTGCCGAGACCTACCTGGGCAAGATCGCCGGCGGCAGGGTCCTGAGCGGCCAGATTCGCCATGGCGATGGCGAAACCATCGACGCGGTGGTCTTCTTCTCCGACATGCGCAATTCCACGGCCATTGCCGAGTATCTCGGCCCGGATGACTACCTGACCTTCCTGAACACCTATTTCGAAGCCACTGCCGGAGCCATTCTGGACCGGGGCGGCGAGGTCCTCGACTTCATCGGCGATGCCGTGCTGGGCGTGTTTCCCATAGGGCCGAGCGGGCTGAACGATGCCATTCAAGCGGCGATCGAGACCGCAGACGAAAGCCGCCGCAGGCTTGAGGCGCTAAACGCCGATCCGGCTCTGGCACATCCTCTGAAGGCCGGCATCGCGCTGTCGGTCGGTTCCGTGATGTTCGGCAATATCGGTGTGCCTCACCGGCTGACCTTCTCGGTCATCGGCCAGACCGTCCATGCCGCGGCCCGCATCGAAAGCCTCACCAAGACCGTCGGAACGGATGTGCTGATGACGGAGGACATCGCCCGGCTGGCCGGACAGCGATCACGGCCGGTCGGCGCGTTTGAACTCAGCGGCTTCAACGCCCCCCAACCGCTTTTCGCACTCGAGGCAACAGACCCTTCCGGCCGGTCATGA
- a CDS encoding glycosyltransferase family 39 protein codes for MTASRAALIYGGLICLFYALVPALTFPTPPLDVVEGFAWGRELQLGYTKHPPMQAWLLEASYRLTGGGTQGGYWLSTICAALGYLFIWRLARRLGLSPWQAFWALALTSVTFYFTLPMPEFNPNILQVPVWAGMMLLYHRALEKGRPGDWILLGALAAFGLYTKYFVALLIGTIGLYTLVFADARRHLFTLGPWVCALTCILLLVPHLMWLLQTDFLTLQYAASRSNPAGSLVDHVFNPLNFLGAQIGNHGGLLLVVLAGLGWREVRLLSARRSRNLHRLAPPQDRFLLWFAFVPLTVVVLASALTGNEFEHMWGTPMFVLSGMVAVRYLALPALWTFPRRAFAAVVAIQAIFLGVLFGQAVLEPLWKTKHTRIHYPGREIGEDLARIWRQETGTDLAYVAGDMWSAANVSLYAPSRPSMYYLHSHTLSPWIDLVDIQKKGVMIVWRGDSEKPLDELLAYYPDAVRDGSATFSYGAYGTIPDVTVNWMIVPAGKVADTPVNSGTHE; via the coding sequence ATGACGGCATCGCGCGCAGCCCTGATCTATGGCGGACTGATCTGTCTCTTCTACGCCCTCGTTCCGGCCCTGACCTTTCCCACTCCGCCGCTCGATGTCGTCGAAGGGTTCGCCTGGGGGCGGGAACTGCAGTTGGGCTATACCAAGCACCCGCCCATGCAGGCCTGGCTGCTCGAAGCGAGCTACAGGCTGACCGGAGGCGGGACCCAGGGAGGATACTGGCTGAGCACGATCTGCGCCGCCCTTGGCTATCTGTTCATCTGGAGGCTCGCCCGGCGCCTGGGCCTGTCACCCTGGCAGGCTTTCTGGGCCTTGGCCCTGACCAGCGTCACCTTCTATTTCACCCTGCCGATGCCGGAATTCAATCCGAACATCCTGCAGGTGCCGGTCTGGGCCGGGATGATGCTGCTTTACCACCGCGCCCTTGAAAAGGGCCGTCCGGGCGACTGGATCCTGCTTGGCGCGCTCGCCGCCTTCGGTCTCTACACCAAGTATTTCGTTGCCCTTCTGATCGGCACGATCGGTCTCTACACCCTGGTTTTTGCAGATGCCCGGCGCCACCTCTTCACGCTGGGGCCCTGGGTCTGCGCGCTCACCTGCATCCTCCTGCTCGTCCCGCACCTGATGTGGCTGCTGCAAACGGATTTCCTGACCCTGCAATATGCCGCCAGCCGCAGCAATCCGGCTGGATCGCTTGTGGATCATGTATTCAATCCGCTGAATTTCCTCGGCGCGCAGATCGGCAACCATGGCGGTCTCCTCCTGGTGGTGCTGGCCGGTCTCGGCTGGCGGGAAGTCCGTCTGCTGAGCGCGCGGCGGTCACGGAACCTGCACCGGCTGGCGCCTCCGCAGGACCGCTTCCTCTTGTGGTTCGCCTTCGTTCCGCTCACCGTTGTCGTGCTGGCATCCGCCCTGACCGGCAACGAGTTCGAGCACATGTGGGGCACGCCGATGTTCGTGCTCTCCGGCATGGTGGCGGTCAGGTACCTTGCCCTGCCGGCGCTCTGGACCTTTCCGCGCCGGGCATTCGCCGCCGTGGTCGCCATCCAGGCGATCTTTCTGGGTGTACTGTTCGGCCAGGCGGTGCTCGAACCGCTCTGGAAAACCAAGCACACCCGCATCCATTACCCCGGACGGGAAATCGGCGAGGATCTCGCCCGGATCTGGCGGCAGGAAACGGGAACCGACCTCGCCTACGTCGCCGGCGACATGTGGTCGGCCGCCAACGTATCGCTCTATGCGCCGTCGCGCCCGTCCATGTACTACCTGCACAGCCACACGCTCTCCCCCTGGATTGACCTGGTGGACATCCAGAAGAAGGGTGTGATGATCGTCTGGCGCGGCGACAGCGAAAAGCCGCTCGACGAGCTTCTCGCCTATTATCCGGACGCGGTCCGGGACGGGTCCGCAACGTTCTCCTACGGTGCATACGGCACCATACCTGACGTCACGGTGAACTGGATGATTGTCCCTGCGGGCAAGGTTGCGGACACGCCGGTGAATTCAGGTACGCATGAGTGA
- a CDS encoding GtrA family protein produces the protein MSGRTRHERLRTESAAAGKFAIVGVLATLTHTVVAAGMLQSGTLSAFPANICGFLTAFGVSFCGHYFWSFAHLRQQGKALKSMIRFLIIALSGFAVNSFVLALWLELTPWPDLLGLLVSIAIVPALSFLGARLWAFSHRPAET, from the coding sequence ATGTCCGGTAGAACGCGGCACGAACGGCTGAGGACGGAATCCGCGGCAGCGGGCAAATTCGCCATTGTCGGCGTGCTCGCCACCCTGACCCACACTGTCGTTGCCGCCGGCATGCTGCAGTCAGGCACGCTTTCCGCCTTCCCGGCCAATATCTGCGGTTTCCTGACGGCCTTTGGCGTCTCCTTCTGCGGGCATTACTTCTGGAGCTTTGCCCATCTGCGCCAGCAGGGAAAGGCGCTGAAAAGCATGATCCGGTTCCTGATCATCGCCCTTTCCGGATTTGCCGTGAATTCGTTTGTCCTGGCGCTCTGGCTGGAGCTCACACCGTGGCCGGACCTTCTCGGCCTCCTGGTCTCGATCGCCATCGTGCCGGCCCTGTCTTTCCTCGGAGCGCGGCTGTGGGCCTTTTCCCATCGCCCCGCAGAAACCTGA
- a CDS encoding glycosyltransferase family 2 protein, with amino-acid sequence MQPKSATEIYVNRRQATRPQSPLLSLVVPVFNEEDVITHFLEATRPVLNQTGLAYEYVFIDDGSRDRTAEILSQELAGGLPGRLLGLSRNFGKEAALSAGLEAAKGDIAVIIDADLQDPPELILQMLDGWRAGYDVVYGLRVDRSSDTLMKRSTAGMFYRLFNRLANIDMPANAGDFRLIDRVVIDALMKLPERNRFMKGLFAWVGFQTMAIPYERPPRKAGAGKFNYWKLWNFALDGLTGFTTLPLRVWFYGGALVSVGAFAYALYLTLRVLIGGIDVPGYASLMVALLFFSGVQLLSIGMIGEYIARLFNEAKQRPVYVLQDVIEGAPANVDAANGQADEQADVR; translated from the coding sequence ATGCAGCCAAAATCCGCTACTGAAATCTACGTGAACCGGCGACAGGCAACGCGCCCCCAGTCGCCGCTTCTGAGCCTCGTTGTGCCGGTCTTCAACGAAGAAGACGTGATCACCCATTTCCTGGAGGCCACGCGGCCGGTGCTGAACCAGACCGGCCTGGCCTACGAATATGTATTCATCGACGACGGCAGCCGCGACAGGACCGCGGAGATCCTGTCGCAAGAACTGGCGGGCGGCCTGCCCGGACGGCTCCTGGGCCTGTCGCGCAATTTCGGCAAGGAAGCCGCCCTGTCTGCCGGGCTGGAAGCGGCCAAAGGCGATATCGCGGTCATCATCGATGCCGACCTGCAGGACCCGCCCGAACTCATCCTCCAGATGCTGGACGGATGGCGGGCCGGCTATGATGTCGTATATGGCCTGCGCGTCGACCGGTCGTCCGACACGCTGATGAAGCGTTCGACCGCGGGCATGTTCTACCGGCTGTTCAACCGGCTCGCCAATATCGACATGCCCGCCAACGCCGGCGACTTCCGCCTGATCGACAGGGTCGTGATCGACGCGCTCATGAAGTTGCCGGAACGCAATCGCTTCATGAAGGGACTGTTTGCCTGGGTCGGCTTTCAGACCATGGCCATTCCCTACGAGCGGCCGCCGCGAAAAGCCGGCGCGGGCAAGTTCAACTACTGGAAACTCTGGAATTTCGCACTCGACGGTCTGACCGGTTTCACCACACTGCCGCTGAGGGTCTGGTTCTACGGCGGGGCACTGGTCTCGGTCGGCGCCTTCGCCTACGCACTCTATCTGACGCTGCGTGTCCTCATTGGCGGTATCGATGTTCCCGGCTATGCGTCGCTGATGGTCGCGCTGCTGTTTTTCTCCGGGGTGCAGCTGCTGTCGATCGGCATGATCGGAGAATATATCGCCCGGCTGTTCAATGAAGCCAAGCAACGACCGGTCTATGTCCTGCAGGATGTCATCGAGGGAGCACCGGCCAATGTTGACGCCGCAAACGGCCAGGCGGACGAGCAGGCTGATGTCCGGTAG
- a CDS encoding B12-binding domain-containing radical SAM protein, producing the protein MGTFHIEIIKPSHYDDDGYVLQWWKAWIPSNSMACLYSIAQDCAERKVLGEDTRISVNAYDEMTMRVPLGQIIKNTKDNGGIVCLTGVQSNQYPRTLDIARQLRRENVTVIMGGFHVSGCLSMLKEIPPDLQEALDMGVTLFAGEAEEHFESLLRDAAQNSLKPIYNVMNDLPGLQHQVPPLLPEAIVRKYDGKLSSFDAGRGCPFQCSFCTIINVQGRKSRWRDADDIENLIRANHAQGIHSFFITDDNFARNKNWEPIFDRIIQLKEQDGIRIHFLIQIDTLAHRLPNFVTKAARAGCTHVFIGLESINPENLAHMKKGQNRITEYRRMFQLWKEAGIMTYAGFIMGLPNDTPESIRRDIEIIKRELPVDMLEFTMLTPLPGSEDHQKLYESGTWLDPDLNRYDLEHTTCEHPLMSPEIWQKTYRDIWDWYYTDEHVETLMRRNVAYGIKPVRVWRLCLQIYGAMRFEGVHPQQCGYFRYKDPHQRRPGFRRWPAVLHYPAFAMESLAKYLRFGLYGWKLHRMRKRIQKDPANATYSDFAIQPVEDAEAENLEIFNLNDASREAVAKARRQKEILEKTKSADGGILEKAQ; encoded by the coding sequence ATGGGTACGTTTCACATCGAGATCATCAAGCCGTCCCACTACGATGACGACGGTTATGTCCTGCAGTGGTGGAAGGCCTGGATTCCTTCCAACTCCATGGCCTGTCTCTATTCGATCGCCCAGGATTGCGCAGAGCGCAAAGTGCTCGGTGAAGACACCCGAATATCGGTCAACGCCTATGACGAGATGACCATGCGTGTACCGCTTGGCCAGATCATAAAGAACACGAAGGACAATGGCGGGATCGTCTGCCTTACCGGCGTACAGTCCAACCAGTATCCGCGGACCCTCGACATTGCCCGCCAGCTCCGGCGCGAGAACGTGACCGTCATCATGGGCGGATTTCATGTGTCCGGGTGCCTGTCGATGCTCAAGGAGATTCCGCCCGACCTGCAAGAGGCTCTCGACATGGGCGTGACCCTGTTTGCGGGCGAGGCGGAGGAGCATTTCGAAAGCCTGTTGCGCGACGCCGCGCAAAACAGTCTGAAGCCGATATACAACGTGATGAACGACCTGCCCGGTCTGCAGCACCAGGTGCCGCCGCTCCTGCCGGAAGCCATCGTGCGGAAATATGACGGCAAGCTGTCTTCCTTCGATGCCGGGCGCGGGTGCCCCTTCCAGTGTTCCTTCTGCACGATCATCAACGTTCAGGGACGCAAGTCCCGCTGGCGGGACGCGGACGATATCGAAAATCTGATCCGGGCCAACCATGCCCAGGGGATCCACTCCTTCTTCATCACCGACGACAATTTTGCCCGGAACAAGAACTGGGAACCGATCTTCGACCGGATCATCCAGCTGAAGGAGCAGGACGGTATCCGGATCCACTTTCTGATCCAGATCGACACGCTTGCCCACCGGCTGCCGAATTTTGTCACAAAGGCGGCCCGCGCGGGCTGCACGCACGTCTTTATCGGGCTGGAGAGCATCAATCCGGAAAATCTCGCCCATATGAAAAAGGGCCAGAACCGCATCACGGAATACCGCAGGATGTTCCAGTTGTGGAAAGAGGCCGGCATCATGACCTATGCCGGCTTCATCATGGGCCTGCCGAACGACACACCCGAAAGCATTCGCAGGGATATCGAGATCATCAAGCGGGAGTTGCCCGTCGACATGCTCGAATTCACGATGCTGACCCCGCTCCCCGGATCGGAGGACCACCAGAAGCTCTACGAAAGCGGCACCTGGCTCGACCCGGATCTCAACCGCTACGATCTGGAACACACCACCTGTGAACATCCGCTGATGAGTCCGGAGATCTGGCAGAAGACCTACAGGGACATCTGGGACTGGTACTATACCGACGAGCATGTCGAGACGCTGATGCGCCGCAATGTTGCCTATGGCATCAAGCCCGTGCGCGTCTGGCGCCTCTGTCTGCAGATCTACGGTGCCATGCGGTTCGAGGGCGTTCATCCGCAACAGTGCGGGTATTTCCGCTACAAGGATCCCCATCAGCGCAGGCCCGGGTTCCGCCGCTGGCCCGCGGTTCTTCACTATCCTGCTTTCGCGATGGAAAGCCTCGCCAAATACCTGCGCTTCGGCCTGTATGGCTGGAAGCTGCACAGGATGCGCAAGCGGATCCAGAAGGATCCCGCGAATGCCACCTACAGCGATTTCGCGATCCAGCCGGTGGAAGACGCCGAGGCCGAGAACCTGGAGATTTTCAATCTCAACGACGCCTCCAGGGAAGCGGTTGCCAAGGCCAGGCGGCAAAAGGAAATTTTGGAAAAAACAAAAAGCGCGGATGGCGGGATACTGGAAAAAGCACAGTAG
- a CDS encoding sulfotransferase family 2 domain-containing protein — protein MRHSLKKAQLFLKNRRQPKCCFIWIPKTAGTSFFNWLRDAIGMEELLDRKTVPTFPNVGAVTFGHYHYATLVELGIVSRRYNRSSYKFAVVRNPYTRAISLYNYMLDKKKIEQISFEKFLDDVHMKRPPVGPYNSWGLSQTNPQIDWLISPKGGLITDQVFRFENLDNVEAELSARLGFTPKSSLPKLNTSKPSGQFEDKILNNRENIDKINEIYKRDFLWFDYEML, from the coding sequence ATGAGACACTCGCTGAAGAAGGCTCAGCTCTTCCTGAAGAACCGGCGGCAGCCGAAATGCTGTTTCATCTGGATCCCCAAGACCGCGGGCACGTCATTTTTCAACTGGCTGCGTGACGCGATCGGCATGGAAGAACTGCTCGACCGCAAGACCGTTCCGACATTCCCGAATGTCGGCGCGGTCACCTTCGGGCACTATCACTATGCAACGCTTGTGGAACTGGGCATCGTCTCAAGGCGCTACAACAGGAGCTCCTACAAGTTCGCCGTCGTGCGCAATCCCTATACGCGGGCGATTTCGCTCTACAACTACATGCTGGACAAAAAGAAGATCGAGCAGATTTCCTTTGAGAAGTTTCTCGATGACGTTCACATGAAGCGGCCGCCGGTTGGACCTTACAACTCCTGGGGCCTGTCCCAGACCAATCCCCAGATAGACTGGCTGATTTCTCCCAAGGGCGGCCTGATCACGGATCAGGTCTTCCGCTTCGAGAACCTTGACAATGTCGAGGCGGAGCTGTCGGCGCGGCTCGGCTTCACCCCCAAGTCCAGCCTGCCCAAGTTGAACACGTCCAAGCCGTCCGGACAGTTCGAGGACAAGATCCTCAACAACCGGGAAAACATCGACAAGATCAACGAGATCTACAAGCGCGACTTCCTCTGGTTCGACTACGAGATGCTATAG